In a genomic window of Streptomyces sp. NBC_01231:
- the ftsW gene encoding putative lipid II flippase FtsW, whose product MSGSRTGRPSAQRRVARPVAPRTVRENPFLRLYTRARRAWDRPLTAYYLILGGSLLIIVLGLVMVYSASQITALQMSLPGSYFFRKQLLAAVIGGVLLLIASRMPVKLHRALAYPILAGAVFLMALVQVPGIGMSVNGNQNWISLGGSFQIQPSEFGKLALVLWGADLMARKQDRKLLAQWKHMLVPLVPVAFMLLGLIMLGGDMGTAIILTAILFGVLWLAGAPTRLFVGVLSVAATLGVILIKTSPNRMARLQCIGATEPKSGVADCWQAVHGIYALASGGLFGSGLGASVEKWGQLPEAHTDFIFAVTGEELGLAGTLSVLALFAALGYAGIRVAGRTEDPFVRYAAGGVTTWIIAQAVINIGAVLGLLPIAGVPLPLFSYGGSALLPTMFAIGLLIAFAREDPAARMALSMRQTRFGRKRAGGPVRGPRRWNTMRRRASAARSSGER is encoded by the coding sequence ATGTCCGGTAGCCGTACCGGACGGCCGTCCGCGCAGCGGCGGGTGGCGCGGCCCGTCGCCCCCCGGACGGTGCGCGAGAACCCGTTCCTCCGTCTGTACACGCGGGCCCGCCGCGCCTGGGACCGGCCGCTCACCGCGTACTACCTGATCCTCGGGGGCAGTCTGCTGATCATCGTGCTCGGTCTGGTGATGGTCTACTCGGCCTCCCAGATCACAGCGCTGCAGATGTCCCTGCCGGGCTCCTACTTCTTCCGCAAGCAACTCCTCGCGGCCGTCATAGGCGGTGTGCTGCTGCTGATCGCCTCCCGGATGCCGGTGAAGCTGCACCGGGCGCTCGCCTACCCGATCCTGGCGGGCGCCGTCTTCCTGATGGCCCTGGTGCAGGTGCCGGGGATAGGGATGTCGGTCAACGGCAACCAGAACTGGATCTCGCTCGGCGGCTCCTTCCAGATCCAGCCCAGCGAGTTCGGCAAGCTGGCGCTGGTGCTGTGGGGCGCCGACCTGATGGCCCGCAAGCAGGACAGGAAGCTGCTGGCCCAGTGGAAGCACATGCTGGTGCCGCTCGTGCCGGTCGCCTTCATGCTGCTCGGACTGATCATGCTCGGCGGCGACATGGGTACGGCGATCATCCTGACCGCGATCCTGTTCGGTGTGCTGTGGCTGGCGGGCGCTCCGACCCGGCTGTTCGTCGGCGTGCTGTCGGTCGCCGCCACGCTGGGTGTGATCCTCATCAAGACCAGCCCCAACCGGATGGCCCGGCTCCAGTGCATCGGAGCCACCGAGCCGAAGTCCGGAGTGGCCGACTGCTGGCAGGCCGTGCACGGCATCTACGCCCTGGCCAGCGGCGGACTCTTCGGGTCCGGGCTCGGTGCGAGTGTGGAGAAATGGGGTCAACTCCCGGAAGCGCACACGGACTTCATTTTCGCCGTGACCGGTGAGGAACTGGGCCTCGCGGGGACGCTGTCCGTGCTCGCCCTCTTCGCGGCTCTAGGCTATGCGGGTATCCGCGTGGCCGGACGCACGGAGGACCCCTTCGTGAGGTATGCCGCGGGAGGTGTGACCACCTGGATCATCGCGCAGGCGGTGATCAACATCGGTGCGGTGCTCGGCCTGCTGCCGATCGCCGGTGTCCCCCTCCCGCTGTTCTCCTACGGGGGTTCCGCCCTGCTGCCGACCATGTTCGCCATCGGGCTCCTGATCGCCTTCGCGCGTGAGGACCCCGCTGCGCGGATGGCGCTTTCCATGCGGCAGACCCGCTTTGGCAGAAAGCGTGCGGGAGGCCCTGTGCGGGGGCCTCGGAGATGGAACACGATGCGACGGCGTGCCTCGGCGGCGCGCTCGTCCGGAGAGCGGTGA
- the murD gene encoding UDP-N-acetylmuramoyl-L-alanine--D-glutamate ligase — protein sequence MGGGKVTDWQGKRVTVAGLGVSGIPAAKVLHGFGAVVTVVNDGDDERARAQAAELEALGITVRLGDGATLPQGTELIVTTPGWKPDKPLFAAAAQAGVPVWGDVELAWRLRGLGGREAAPWLAVTGTNGKTSTVQMLASILKAAGLRTAAVGNIGVSLLDAVLGDEQYDVLAVELSSYQLHWAPSLRAHSAAVLNLAPDHLDWHGSMEAYAADKGHIYEGNQVACVYNVADKATEDLVREADVEEGCRAVGFTLGTPGPSQLGVVEGILVDRAFVENRQKNAQELAEISDVNPPVPHNIANALAAAALARAYGVPAAAVRDGLRAFTPDAHRIAKVADVAGVTYIDDSKATNTHAAEASLAAYESIVWIAGGLAKGASFDELVARSAGRLRGVVLIGADRALIREALARHAPEVPVVDLDRTDTGAMLQAVQEAKRLAVEGDTVLLAPACASMDMFANYNKRGDAFAEAVRELDAGSTRHPL from the coding sequence ATGGGCGGCGGAAAAGTGACCGACTGGCAGGGGAAACGCGTCACCGTCGCCGGACTCGGTGTCTCCGGCATCCCGGCGGCCAAGGTGCTGCACGGTTTCGGCGCCGTCGTCACAGTCGTCAACGACGGCGACGACGAGCGGGCCCGCGCCCAGGCCGCCGAACTGGAGGCCCTGGGCATCACCGTGCGCCTCGGCGACGGCGCGACCCTGCCGCAGGGCACCGAACTCATCGTCACCACACCCGGCTGGAAGCCGGACAAGCCGCTGTTCGCCGCCGCCGCGCAGGCCGGCGTCCCCGTCTGGGGCGACGTCGAACTCGCCTGGCGGCTACGCGGCCTGGGAGGCCGGGAAGCAGCTCCCTGGCTGGCCGTCACCGGCACCAACGGCAAGACGAGCACCGTCCAGATGCTCGCCTCGATCCTCAAGGCTGCGGGCCTGCGCACGGCCGCCGTCGGCAACATCGGCGTCTCGCTGCTGGACGCGGTGCTCGGCGACGAGCAGTACGACGTCCTCGCCGTGGAGCTCTCCAGCTACCAGCTCCACTGGGCGCCCTCCCTGCGCGCCCACTCCGCCGCCGTCCTGAACCTGGCGCCCGACCACCTCGACTGGCACGGCTCCATGGAGGCGTACGCCGCCGACAAGGGCCATATCTACGAGGGCAATCAGGTCGCCTGCGTCTACAACGTCGCCGACAAGGCGACCGAGGACCTGGTGCGCGAAGCCGATGTCGAGGAGGGCTGCCGAGCCGTCGGCTTCACCCTCGGCACGCCCGGCCCCTCCCAACTCGGTGTGGTGGAGGGCATCCTGGTCGACCGCGCCTTCGTGGAGAACCGGCAGAAGAACGCCCAGGAGTTGGCGGAGATCTCCGACGTCAACCCGCCGGTCCCGCACAACATCGCCAACGCCCTCGCGGCGGCCGCTCTCGCGCGCGCCTACGGGGTGCCCGCCGCGGCCGTACGGGACGGCCTGCGGGCCTTCACCCCGGACGCCCACCGCATCGCGAAGGTCGCCGACGTGGCCGGAGTCACGTACATCGACGACTCCAAGGCCACCAACACCCACGCGGCGGAGGCCTCGTTGGCGGCGTACGAGTCGATCGTCTGGATCGCCGGCGGGCTGGCCAAGGGCGCGTCCTTCGACGAGCTGGTCGCCAGGTCGGCAGGCCGACTTCGCGGGGTCGTCCTGATCGGCGCGGACCGTGCCCTCATCCGGGAAGCCCTCGCGCGACACGCCCCGGAGGTACCGGTCGTCGACCTCGACCGGACCGACACTGGGGCGATGCTCCAGGCAGTCCAGGAGGCGAAGCGGCTCGCGGTCGAGGGCGACACGGTTCTGCTGGCCCCGGCCTGTGCCTCCATGGACATGTTCGCCAACTACAACAAGCGCGGTGACGCGTTCGCGGAAGCGGTTCGCGAGCTCGACGCCGGGAGCACCAGACACCCCCTATGA
- the mraY gene encoding phospho-N-acetylmuramoyl-pentapeptide-transferase gives MKQILFAGVIGLFLTLIGTPLLIKLLARKGYGQYIRDDGPRTHGSKRGTPTMGGIAFILATVAAYFLSKVFTGLGEAKTPPPTFSGVLVLALMVGMGMVGFLDDYIKIVKRRSLGLRAKAKMAGQLIVGISFAVLSLQFADSRGQTPASTKLSFITDFGWTIGPVLFVVWALFMILAMSNGVNLTDGLDGLATGASVLVFGAYTFIGVWQYQESCANGETLTNPGACYEVRDPLDLAVIASALMGSCLGFLWWNTSPAKIFMGDTGSLALGGVLAGLAICSRTELLIALLGGLFVLITMSVVIQVGSFRLTGKRVFRMAPLQHHFELKGWSEVLVVVRFWIIQGICVIVGLGLFYAGWAAEK, from the coding sequence ATGAAGCAGATCCTGTTCGCAGGAGTCATTGGCCTCTTCCTGACCCTGATCGGCACCCCGCTGCTGATCAAGCTCCTTGCGCGCAAGGGCTACGGCCAGTACATCCGCGACGACGGCCCGCGCACCCACGGCAGCAAGCGCGGTACGCCGACCATGGGTGGTATCGCCTTCATCCTGGCGACGGTCGCCGCGTACTTCCTGTCCAAGGTGTTCACCGGACTCGGCGAGGCCAAGACGCCCCCTCCGACCTTCTCGGGCGTGCTGGTTCTCGCCCTGATGGTCGGCATGGGCATGGTCGGCTTCCTCGACGACTACATCAAGATCGTCAAGCGCCGTTCGCTCGGTCTGCGGGCCAAGGCGAAGATGGCCGGCCAGCTGATCGTCGGCATCTCCTTCGCGGTGCTCTCGCTCCAGTTCGCGGACTCCCGGGGACAGACGCCGGCGTCCACGAAGCTGTCGTTCATCACGGACTTCGGCTGGACCATCGGCCCCGTGCTGTTCGTGGTCTGGGCGCTGTTCATGATCCTCGCGATGTCGAACGGCGTGAACCTGACGGACGGTCTGGACGGCCTGGCCACGGGCGCCTCCGTTCTCGTCTTCGGCGCCTACACCTTCATCGGTGTCTGGCAGTACCAGGAGTCCTGCGCCAACGGCGAGACCCTGACCAACCCGGGCGCCTGTTACGAGGTGCGTGACCCGCTCGACCTCGCGGTGATCGCCTCCGCGCTGATGGGTTCCTGCCTCGGCTTCCTGTGGTGGAACACCTCACCCGCCAAGATCTTCATGGGGGACACCGGTTCGCTGGCCCTCGGCGGTGTGCTCGCCGGTCTCGCGATCTGCTCCCGCACCGAGCTGCTGATCGCTCTCCTCGGTGGCCTGTTCGTCCTCATCACCATGTCGGTCGTCATCCAGGTCGGCTCGTTCCGCCTCACCGGCAAGCGGGTCTTCCGTATGGCGCCACTCCAGCATCACTTCGAACTAAAGGGGTGGTCCGAAGTCCTTGTCGTGGTCCGCTTCTGGATCATCCAGGGCATCTGTGTGATCGTCGGACTGGGTCTCTTCTACGCGGGATGGGCGGCGGAAAAGTGA
- the murF gene encoding UDP-N-acetylmuramoyl-tripeptide--D-alanyl-D-alanine ligase: protein MIALSLAEIAAVVGGQTHDIPDPSVEVTGAVVRDSREVEPGSLFVAFAGERVDGHDFAGAVVEAGAVAVLASRPVGVPAIVVEDVQTAIGALARHVVRRLGATLVALTGSAGKTSTKDLIAQVLQRAAPTVWTPGSLNNEIGLPLTALSATADTRFLVLEMGARGIGHIRYLAELTPPKIGLVLNVGSAHIGEFGGREQIAQAKGELVESLPEDGTAVLNADDPLVRAMASRTKAKVILFGESGEADVRAENVRLTDSGQPAFRLHTPSGASEVTMRLYGEHHVSNALAAAAVAHELGMSVAEIATALSEAGSLSRWRMEVTERPDGVTVVNDAYNANPESMRAALRALAAMGRGRRTWAVLGKMAELGDEALAEHDAVGRLAVRLNVGKLVAVGGREASWLQLGAYNEGSWGEESVHVSDAQAAIDLLRSELRPGDVVLVKASRSVGLESVAQALVETGAEGEVSAR, encoded by the coding sequence CTCCCTCGCCGAGATCGCAGCAGTCGTCGGCGGGCAGACACACGACATACCGGATCCGTCCGTCGAGGTCACCGGAGCGGTCGTCCGGGACTCCCGTGAGGTGGAGCCGGGCAGCCTCTTCGTCGCCTTCGCGGGCGAGCGCGTGGACGGCCACGACTTCGCGGGCGCGGTCGTCGAAGCGGGCGCGGTCGCCGTACTGGCGTCCCGCCCCGTCGGCGTGCCCGCCATCGTCGTCGAGGACGTCCAGACGGCCATCGGCGCCCTCGCGCGTCACGTCGTACGACGGCTCGGCGCGACCCTGGTCGCGCTGACCGGGTCCGCGGGCAAGACCAGCACCAAGGACCTCATCGCCCAGGTGCTCCAGCGCGCGGCGCCGACGGTGTGGACGCCGGGCTCGCTCAACAACGAGATCGGGCTGCCGCTGACGGCCCTGTCCGCCACCGCGGACACCAGGTTCCTCGTGCTGGAGATGGGCGCCCGCGGCATTGGCCACATCCGCTACCTCGCCGAGCTGACGCCCCCGAAGATCGGCCTCGTCCTCAACGTCGGCTCCGCGCACATCGGCGAGTTCGGCGGCCGCGAGCAGATCGCGCAGGCCAAGGGCGAACTCGTCGAGAGTCTGCCGGAGGACGGCACGGCGGTCCTCAACGCGGACGATCCCCTCGTACGGGCCATGGCATCCCGGACGAAGGCGAAGGTGATCCTTTTCGGAGAGTCCGGCGAAGCGGACGTACGTGCCGAGAACGTGCGACTCACGGACAGCGGACAGCCCGCCTTCAGGCTTCACACACCCTCCGGTGCAAGCGAAGTGACCATGCGCCTGTACGGTGAGCACCACGTGTCGAACGCGCTCGCCGCGGCCGCCGTCGCCCACGAACTGGGCATGTCCGTAGCTGAGATCGCCACCGCGCTCTCCGAGGCGGGCTCCCTCTCCCGCTGGCGTATGGAGGTCACCGAGCGCCCGGACGGCGTGACAGTCGTCAACGACGCCTACAACGCGAACCCCGAGTCCATGCGAGCCGCCCTGCGCGCGCTCGCGGCGATGGGCAGGGGGCGGCGGACCTGGGCGGTGCTCGGCAAGATGGCCGAGCTCGGGGACGAGGCGCTCGCCGAGCACGACGCGGTCGGACGGCTGGCCGTCCGGCTCAATGTCGGCAAGCTCGTCGCGGTCGGGGGCAGGGAAGCGTCCTGGTTGCAACTGGGCGCATATAACGAGGGTTCGTGGGGTGAGGAGTCGGTGCACGTGTCCGACGCACAGGCGGCGATCGACCTGTTGCGCAGCGAGCTGCGCCCGGGAGACGTCGTACTCGTGAAGGCGTCCCGGTCGGTCGGGCTCGAGAGCGTGGCGCAGGCGCTCGTCGAGACCGGTGCCGAGGGTGAGGTTTCCGCCCGATGA